The following are encoded in a window of Gavia stellata isolate bGavSte3 chromosome 33, bGavSte3.hap2, whole genome shotgun sequence genomic DNA:
- the KCNJ10 gene encoding ATP-sensitive inward rectifier potassium channel 10 yields MTSATKVYYSQTTQTDSRPLIGSGLRRRRVMTKDGRSNVRMEHIADKRFLYLKDLWTTFIDMQWRYKLVLFSATFAGTWFAFGVIWYLVAVVHGDLLEFDPPANHTPCVMQVHTLTGAFLFSLESQTTIGYGFRYISEECPLAIVLLITQLVLTTIMEIFITGTFLAKIARPKKRAETIKFSQNAVVAQHNGKTCLMIRVANMRKSLLIGCQVTGKLLQTHLTKEGESVRLNQVNVDFQVDTSSDSPFLILPLTFYHVVDDASPFRDMALRTGEGDFELVVILSGTVESTSATCQVRTSYLPEEILWGYEFTPAISLSASGKYVADFSLFDQVVKVTAPCCLHETVRFGDPEKVKLEESLREAAEREREGAPLSVRISNV; encoded by the coding sequence ATGACGTCGGCCACCAAGGTGTACTACAGCCAGACCACGCAGACCGACAGCCGCCCGCTCATCGGCTCGGGGCTGCGCCGGCGCCGGGTGATGACCAAGGACGGCCGCAGCAACGTGCGGATGGAGCACATCGCCGACAAGCGCTTCCTGTACCTCAAGGACCTGTGGACCACCTTCATCGACATGCAGTGGCGGTACAAGTTGGTCCTCTTCTCCGCCACCTTCGCCGGCACCTGGTTCGCCTTCGGTGTCATCTGGTACCTGGTGGCTGTGGTCCACGGGGACCTGCTGGAGTTCGACCCGCCGGCCAACCACACGCCGTGCGTCATGCAGGTGCACACCCTCACCGgcgccttcctcttctccctggaGTCCCAGACCACCATTGGCTACGGCTTCCGCTACATCAGCGAGGAGTGTCCCCTCGCCATCGTCCTGCTCATCACCCAGCTGGTCCTCACCACCATCATGGAGATCTTCATCACCGGCACCTTCCTGGCCAAGATCGCCCGGCCCAAGAAACGCGCCGAGACCATCAAGTTCAGCCAAAACGCGGTGGTGGCCCAACACAACGGCAAGACCTGCCTGATGATCCGCGTGGCCAACATGCGCAAGAGCCTCCTCATCGGCTGCCAGGTGACGGGCAAGCTCCTCCAGACCCACCTCACCAAGGAGGGCGAGAGCGTCCGCCTCAACCAGGTCAACGTGGACTTCCAGGTGGACACCTCCTCCGACAGTCCCTTCCTCATCCTGCCCCTCACCTTCTACCACGTGGTGGACGACGCCAGCCCCTTCCGGGACATGGCCCTACGGACGGGCGAAGGTGACTTCGAGCTGGTGGTCATCCTCAGTGGCACCGTGGAGTCCACCAGCGCCACGTGCCAGGTCCGCACCTCCTACCTGCCCGAGGAGATCCTCTGGGGCTACGAGTTCACCCCCGCCATCTCCCTCTCGGCCAGCGGCAAGTACGTGGCCGACTTCAGCCTCTTCGACCAGGTGGTGAAGGTGACAGCACCCTGTTGCCTCCACGAGACCGTCCGGTTCGGGGACCCCGAGAAGGTGAAGCTGGAGGAGTCCCTGCGGGAGGCGgcggagcgggagcgggagggagcgcCCCTGAGCGTCCGCATCAGCAACGTCTGA
- the F11R gene encoding junctional adhesion molecule A: MTRRVRTSSLVGAQVTSETKEVPENKPADIPCSAYRSGWSNPRIEWKFQKGLSLVLFYYGGELTEPYKNRVQFSPTTIHFSTVTREDTGKYICEVVGDGSQIAKSEVNLIVQVPPSKPVAHVPASATIGSKAVLRCTETDGSPPPTFRWYKDGMLMPADPKTSPTFRNSSYTLDSATGELIFEPLSGFDTGDYSCEAMNNVGSPQKSDVLRMEASEVNVGGIVAAVVVLLMVLALVAFGVWFAYSRGFFKRKDTTGKKVIYSQPSHRSEGEFKQTSSFLV; this comes from the exons ATGACGAGGCGTGTGCGCACGT CGTCCCTGGTGGGAGCCCAGGTCACCTCCGAGACCAAAGAAGTGCCTGAAAACAAAC CTGCTGACATCCCCTGCTCGGCGTATCGGTCCGGCTGGAGCAACCCCCGCATCGAGTGGAAGTTCCAGAAGGGCTTATCGCTGGTCCTCTTCTACTACGGGGGAGAGCTGACAG AGCCCTACAAGAACCGGGTCCAGTTCTCGCCCACCACCATCCACTTCAGCACGGTGACGCGGGAGGACACGGGAAAGTACATCTGCGAGGTGGTGGGGGACGGCAGCCAGATTGCCAAGTCGGAGGTGAACCTCATCGTCCAAG TGCCCCCCTCCAAGCCGGTGGCCCACGTCCCCGCCTCGGCCACCATCGGCAGCAAGGCCGTGCTGCGGTGCACTGAAACAGATGGCTCGCCGCCCCCCACCTTCCGCTGGTACAAGGACGGCATGCTGATGCCCGCCGACCCCAAAACCAGCCCCACCTTCAGAAACTCCTCCTACACCCTGGACTCTGCCACGGGGGAGCTG ATCTTTGAGCCCCTGAGCGGCTTCGATACCGGCGACTACTCCTGCGAGGCGATGAACAACGTGGGCTCCCCCCAGAAATCGGACGTTCTCCGCATGGAAGCCA GTGAAGTCAACGTGGGAGGCATTGTGGCCGCGGTCGTGGTGCTGCTGATGGTGCTGGCGCTCGTGGCCTTTGGCGTCTGGTTTGCCTACAGCCGGGGTTTCTTCA agagaaaaga CACCACCGGCAAGAAGGTGATTTACAGCCAGCCCTCGCACCGCAGCGAA GGAGAGTTCAAGCAGACGTCCTCCTTCCTGGTGTGA